From the genome of Dermacentor andersoni chromosome 3, qqDerAnde1_hic_scaffold, whole genome shotgun sequence:
TTCTtgcaaaaaagaatgacatttttCTGTGTTTCTGGCGGCAGGTAACGTAATAGTTCGAGCTTAATTGCCTGCAAGTAAAGCAGAGGCTCAGTGAAGACTGTACTTGAGCAGTTTGCTGCGTTCGTAATCCCTGCTTACTAATCCGGTAAATGAGAGCTACTACTACCGTCGGTAATACTGGCGTCCTCGGAAAATCACAACATTTAGAACCGCGATGCTTAGAAGACAGCGCCTTGAATATAGTCTAGGTCAGACAACCGAAATGAAAAGGATTAAACTGTAAGTGGGGCAGCCAGAAATGTTCATATTTGGTGCTCCTTATCAGCGAAGACATTCATGATTCAGTGGCTGTTGACAATTTATTATGCGAGGGATCTCAGCTGTAGCCGATAGTTGGTACTAACGCGTTCTGTTGCACCATCCGTCCGCTTCGTCTGACAGTGAACTATATTTTTGACTGCCATGTTATCGTGGTGACGATTGGATGCACCAGTGATCGGAAGGACCTTGGAAGTAATGTATCATAATGCTAAAGTGTGACGAGTTGTGGCCGCGAAAACCTAAACAATACTAGTCACCGCTGTCAGTGCATGCTCACTTGTCAGCTTGTGAGATACACGAACTTATAACCCGGAGCTTGAAACACCCCGGCCACCTACAGATCAAGGTAATTATGAAGATGCTATCACTCGTGTGTTTTGTTTTGGTAGAGTACTAGATGATGGCTGTATGACTTAAATATTAATTCTTTGACGATCGTGTTAAGCTTGTGTTAATTCAAACTCATGAGCATAAACTTGTATCGGAATTATCAGAGGCCAGAAAAACCAGAAAATTAATTTATATGTGAGTGAGAAAATTTCATTTAGCATGTGTTTTATGcattttaatttttattaatgtaATCCAGCTTATTCTAGCTTATATGTATAAGGCTGTGGCTTGAAGTGCCTCTCATCCTTGAATGTGTAAAATCACATCTGACTTTTCTGTTTGAAAGCCATCTCTTTCGTTAATTGAATTTCCTTATGTTTACATATATTTGTTCTTGGTTATTGTACATTAATGATGGCACCCAGAAGCTTATGTCACATATATAGAGAACTATTGGGCCAAGCAGTGGAAGCAGAATTGTGTCTTCTACTACGTAAACAGTGTAGCACTTAAAAACGATAGTGTTGAGGTCTGTGGACCCCCTGACCGATGAGTATCTGCATAGTTATCGGAATACTGTATTTAAGGAGTCAGTCGATGATGGATAAAACTGTAATTCGACCAAAACTTCCGGTCCCAAAAGTGCCAAATTAATGGGAGTCAGCTGTGTAACCTGTCCTTCTCAAGCATTGCCAACAAGTTCATTCTTGTGTGAGGATACAAAATTGGTTAATAAGGCTGCTGAACACCATATTTACAGTTTTTCATTGGCAGTTAATCTGATGCCACCACCGATGAAAACTGGAGGATATCACCAGCTGATCAACCAGCTGATCTTCATTGACAGGGTGGCTTCAACTGGCCTGCAAAAAAGGTTGGAAGTACCAGCACAGTGCCGGCTGCCATGCTAGCAGTTAGTACTACTATGCTGTTTTTTGTAGCAGGAAACATTGAGCTTTCGCTTATTGCTGATAGACCAGATGGCTGCTGCTGTAAGTATGCGTGTGGAACATTACAAGATGCCAGTAAAGAGTTTTCCTGAACTTTTTACTGTAAACAATTTTGTGAGACCTTGTACTGCTTCTATTAAAATTGTGTTGCTAGTACTTGCTCTGCATATTTATGAAGGCTAAATGTTGTACATTTGCTCACAGTTGCAGACGGCAGCAAGGTGCTCAAGAAACGGAAGGCCAGTTGCTACAAGGAGTGAGTTGAGAGCACCATAGTTGCATCTGCTAATAGAAATGTGGGCAAATTCTGGCAACTGGTTTTGTGTCATGGCTGTATGCAGCGCTGCCGATGAGGAGGGCAAGTTTGGCCGCATGGACGAGGACGCCCTGGAGAAGGAGCGGTACGAGGCATGGCCTGCTACGGCCGATGCGCTGGCGGCACCGCGGCCAGGTGATGGCGGTGAGCTGCTCGAGTCGCTCTCTGCCAAAAAGGAGAACCATAGTGAGATTGAGCGGCGGCGGCGCAACAAGATGACAGCCTACATCACGGAGCTCTCGGACATGGTGCCCACGTGCAGTGCGCTGGCGCGCAAGCCCGACAAGCTGACCATCCTGCGCATGGCGGTAGCCCACATGAAATCCCTCCGTGGAACTGGCAACACAAGCAGCGACGGCACCTACAAGCCTTCCTTCCTCACTGACCAGGAGCTCAAGCACCTCATATTGGAGGCAGCTGATGGCTTCCTCTTTGTGATCTCCTGTGACACGGGGCGAGTCATCTATGTCTCCGACTCGGTCGGCCCCGTGCTCAACCAGTCCCAGGTGGGTGCCACGCCTACCACAGAGTGGAGTGGAATTTCTCATCAGGCCTGAAAGTGTGTTCTTCCCCCCTTTTTCATGCAGTCTGAGTGGTTCAATGCGTGCCTGTACGACCTGATCCATCCAGAGGATGTCGAGAAGGTACGCGAACAGCTTTCTACCCAGGAGGCCTCCAGCTCGGGGCGCATCCTTGACCTGAAGACTGGAACTGTCAAGAAGGAAGGTCATCAGTGTGAGTCCCTGTGTATGCTGCTTTGGACTGAAGGAAACAGCTTCAGCTTAAAGGGCCCcccaccaggccccatagcaaattttggctatacgctggaagttgcgCATCCACTTCAAagtgttctgccgcaaaagtttttcaaattggctcattaatagccgagataaatatatttcagtatcgtgaacccacgatttcaggaggcgagcttcactgccaagcaagacactctcaCCACTCGCCCCCGCAACCTccacaagtgaaattccttccctgcattctcccataccggacctcgaggatcgcgtgatgcatatGTCACGAGCCCCGgccttcatctttttttcttgttttcttttcttttttctttttttgtattgcaGCACTGTGCACTTCCGCTGGCGACATTGCGCTCGAGCTGTAgtgattgtctcgtttcatgTAGTGCacaattttgcacgctgtgcacaagggcatctgactagcagtataatttagtgctacacgaatactgaggcagaacaagtggatcgatCACgctctggaacacggtagaaaacggcatagtttcggtacctgcgcacatgGCTGCACGACCGTCGGAACAAGCAAACGAAGCggaagtacccccccccccccatctctcttgcttcggtccggagtaaaacaaaaaacatgcagacattccatttatgtgttttattatttctctaaactttaatttgtcaattcaagcaacagatcacacaaatagcaGATGTTGCCtggaataattctcaaagtcacgtgtcaccatgaaCGACGTCACAGTGTGGACaagagtacgtaggcgcagggacacgagtacgtcaccgtccggcttggagcgtggtCGCCGCAAGGGAAAGGGAAACAGCATTTGGCGCATAGCAATGCAATCCTTTGCAAACACGATTGTTAGCGctcattgtatgctctgcgcttgtcagctcgaaatggccatacctggtgaggggccctttaagtttgTAGGCGAAAAATAAGTTTACTCAAATTTGTACTCTAATTTTCATGCTCTAAACATTCAATATTCAGCTGTAATCATCAACGGTGCCCCCTTCATGTGCAGAGAGCTCGAAAGTGCGCAGCCAAACTAGCCTAAACGCCCGCATTCCATTGCTTCACCACGGCCGTGCGATGTACACTCCGGTGGAAAAGGAAGAATACACAACCAATCAGCTCCCGGAAGTCGGAGGGAGATTGATCATCGCGACGCCTAGTGAGCATGCGAGGCGCTCCTGCTATTTCCGGCGGCGATTTTCGTCGGGCTAAGTTTTTCTGATCGGACCGGGTAACTGGGTGGAGGcaaatttttggacgccgagGGGCGAGTGTTCACTGCTGGCCGAATTTCATCGCTTGGACGCTGGTTTTCCATTCCATGTACTCCGGGCTTAAGAGGTGCACTTCCTCAGGCAGGCTTTTCAGCAAAAGTTGTTTGTCTTACAAGCACACATATTGCTTTGAAACCTGGAACAGTGGTGCAGTGCTTTCGAGCTTATGTAATCAGATGCTGTTGTGGAACAGTGGCATTTCATGTTGACTTTGGCAATTGACAATATCTTCATCTAGCAGTATATATGGAAATTGTGCCTGAGGTGACATTAatatattgttattattgttacaATGAAAGCAGACACAAAAGGAAAACATAGTCACAATATAGTATTTACACGGCGATCAAACGCTGAACAGTACGGTCAAGAGCGCATGCCCGGCCAAAAGTGCCTTCTTCCTCAACACTGCTCCAGATTAATAGTACTGTGACATGATCTCCAGCTGCTGAAGCACCGTTGTGGTGCTTGCTATGGGGTGGGTGAGTGGCAAAGTAGGCAGTAGACGTGAACAGTGTCTGTAGGAAGTGAAATAGAGGGAGAGTAAGACTCGATCGGACCAATCTCATAAGTGATGTCTATTTCGCGTATTAAGACATGGTAGGGTCTGGAGTACCGGGGAAGCAATTTTTCAGACAGTCCAATGCGCCGAGCCGGAGTCCATAGAAGAACAAGGGCACCTGGGGTAAGGGTAGCATTGTGATGATGGGAGTCATAGCGGTGCCACAATATATTAATAATTTCTCTGGCTCTGCTCACTGTGCTGCAACAATATATCACTGAGCTGGTATTGAGTAGGTTTTTCATGTTTGCAGCGTCGATGCGGCTATGTATGGGTTCCCGGCGGGGGTTCATCTGCCGCATGAAGCTGGGGAATGTGCAGCCTGACGTGCAGGGCCTGCAGAGGCTGCGCCAGCGCAATGCCTTGGGCCCGTCGCCTGACGGTGCCGCCTACGCTGTCGTCCACTGCACTGGTTACATTAAAAACTGGCCTCCATCAGGTGAGTGCTGTTGATGATATGTGCTTTATGATAGTAGTTGCAGTGCCAACAGCAAGGGGCACGGGCATAGTGTTGGGTGTAAGCTGATTCAAGCTATTATAAATTATCTAAACACATTCAAAATCTAGTGGGTAGACAAGTACAAAAATGTGTTCTCTAGGAGAGAGCTCATCTAGTAAATTCAGTAtagtgcaaacattacttgattGCTGTGTGTATTTTCGGAATaaagtagaacctcattcatatgtcattgaaaaaaaaaaaaaagcgaagagaCTTACTAAACAAGAAAGTGTACGATTCGAAGTCATtgaaaaatttgacagactcaactgtagttgacttTTACATAATGCGAAGCGTTGCGTGAATCGTTGTAGCATAAGACGCCAATGCACatctgtgaaacagataggcgaagatgcttatcacaatagggttGGCAGTGACAGCTGTGAATGGCGACGACCCGTGCGATTTGCTGGTCAGGAAACAAACGAAATCGAACTGGTGGGTGACACTGAAATATGATGCTGCCAAAGTGAAACATGACGGTCACTTcgcaccgcctgcagcagggaacggcagtGCATTAGGAACAAGCAGTACGCTTCCAATTTCCAGTGCGTATGCCACACATGCGTGCGCTGTGAAATTGATAGCAGAAGATGcatatcgcaataggattggcggcTATAGCTGTGAATGGGGGTGACGTGTGACGACTCGTGgaatttgctggtaccagaagaGGAATGCGTGCGTGCTCGCACTTTCGCGTGACACAGGCGGGCGAATAATGCGAGGAAGCAGTTCTGGCGACTGCCTACTGCTCTCGATTACTTGTGCCTTGTGCCTTTTTTGTTTACATGGAATCTAGCGCTCGAAAAATGTATCATACGATTGCAATTTGGCAATGTACGGAATGTTGGTGCTGAAGATCATGTCTTCCGGGAGCATATCAACCGACAAAAAAGAAGTGTAACTATATGGGGTCATATTTTGTGTTCTCGATCGTGAATGTTGGCACTGGGAAATCGTATTAAACAGGATCATATCACTGAGGGCCTactgtaccatatttactcgcataatgatcacactttcttgtaaaaaaaatttatgcgaattcaggggtgcaatcattacgcgggttaaatttcccgcgagaagaaaaaaatttttttcatcccacgtttgctgcgggatgacaataggtcaacaaataggcagctgccgctgtgTGTAGTGCGGGACAACAAAAGAAACAtgacggccggcggagcaagccgaatgcgccgaacatgatttttttccttcttgtgagtacattacgtgcattgaaacagtttcttcggtatcagtaatgaataatatagttaatattggcaagtttgcagcaataacgtagccatgtccactttgagaggACAGAAACTGATCGGCGCACTTAGCTttcagtgacatagaaacacatggccggcatgctgcggaaactgtggcatctgtcctcactactatcctaatacggcacgtttctgctaagggtgggcgaatatcttaggtGTGTTACAGgcgtcagcgtatgaatagggtacacttctaacctATCAGCGTAAACGttgctactatcgttgccgctcacgATTTGCCGCCCACGATTTGCCACCAACAAACGTTGCCGCCCACAAGTGCAGataagaagaatcgaaaggcacctttttgttgttgttgaccacaaccattataaagcctacacataataaaggcaagtttggttgtacctctttttgtcatggaagtgatgaaagtaatgaaatcgggcatctacttaagaatgtttggtgcgtgcagaccgcttggtttctCTTGAGTTgtttgcgtagcattcgacagattgTAAGCGCGATCACTATTAGCTAGACTtcgcacacgacatatcgctgcggcaagttcggggtgcgatcattgcacgggaaataaaaaaaatcgcatttcgacaaaattcaggggtgcgatctttatgtgagtaaatacggtatttgttTTTAGCACTGGGCATGCCCTCAGTTATATCTAGCTTCAAGTTGGTGGCTTCAGGATGTAAAATTGCTCATTTGGTACAGGTTCAAGTTGTTGCCGACGCATTGCAGTTAGCTGCGGTTTGGAGAAATGTAATATATAATACAGTAGTCGGTGAACTGGTTCAGAATGTTGAGCTGTATTTCAAATGGTTTGATGCACTGGTTGACGCATTTGACCCGAACATTCTGATTTTATTTCTTACATACTTGGGTTATTCATCCAAGACTATCTCAGTCTAATAAAACACCAAAGCAGAGAGTGGTGTATCAGAGACTGCTGCGAGGAGTGGTGTGCAGGAATATTTCTTGAAGGCCCTTAAATTGATGGGTAGCTTCAGATGTAAATGGAAAACCCACATAAGAATCGTGAGATGGTGTTTTCCTGTAGGACGTGCCAATTGTCCGGATGCCTCAAGCCTGTTTGTCTGGCTGTAAGGGATGAGGAACGGAAGACAGCATAGTGAAATGTAAATTCACATAGCAAAAGCAAGTATATACATAAGGCCAAGCATGAATTATTTAAGAAAGCTAAGATGCGAATGATCCAGATGGGATGACAAGCACCAATAGATTATGGCGCATACTCTACAAGGTGTTCTTTCGAAATGCATGTGTATAACCGAAAGTTATTTCACACAGAAATGTTTAAATGGAAGTCTATGCCAACATTAAAGAATCCTATCCGGGGTTATGGGACTTTGTGCTGGTTTCAGGTACGTGCCAACTTTATCTTTCATAACTGCAAAGGAGCACACTTTTGTTGTTTGAGACATACAGCTGTCTCAGGGGCTGCAGCAAAAGGCAATATTCTTGCCTGACAAAGGCTGCAGCACCCAAAGCATGTTGACACTATGaagcaaacaacagcacaacAAGTGCTACAATTTTCGAAATATGATAACATATAAAAAACGATTAACAATTCGAATCTCGATCAGAACAtgttaaaaaggaaaacaaaacagtaaCATTGCAGTACATAAGGAAGTTATACAATAAAGCAGCGAAGAAAATACGTTTTAACAGATTTCTTGAACCTCAAGCTTGATTTCGTGGTTTGTAATTGTTCCAGAATTGTGGGATTATTGTTTAGTAAGGTTGATATTTGAAAGTGTAATGCCTGTTTCCCGTAGTTCGTGCGAGTAAGCGGTATAGGGATTGGGTCATGTCTGAGATTATACGGAGTTTCTTTGGTGGCGAAGGTCTGATTAAACTGTATGTGATCACCACACCACAATGTGTTCCATAGTGTTCTGCTCGTGTGGAAGCATCATGTTGGTTAGTGTATTGTGCACACTTGTGCGTTCAGCATTATCGGAGGGTAGAAACGAAGCGCTTTTTAAGTTTGTAGCCAAGCTAACAGTTGGCCATACAATTATTCATTAGCTCTGCTCACATTCACATGAGTTTCTGCTATTGTGTGTCACACCTTGAAATGTTGCTGGCACTTGTGATAACTCCACATTACTACTTGTTTGTAAAATGTAGATTAATTAACTGTTACTGTGCAGGAGTCCAAGTGGAACCCGGTGATCAGGATGGGGGCAGCCATTGTTGCCTGGTGGCCATTGGTAGACTGCAGGTGACCAGTGCTCCGAATCCCAGTGATCTCGTGGGGTCAAACTCAAATGCAGAGTTCATCTCTCGTCATTCTTTGGATGGAAAGTTCACTTTTGTCGACCCCAGGTCAGGAGCCATTTACAGCTGTCATGGACTTCTTGTAGAGTCATTGCCATTTTGAAGCCGTGCCAAAACCAGGCAGACACAACTTCCGTTAATTAGACCTTGTCGAGACCAACAAAATTGATTGACTTATCTGGCAGATGAAATTAAACAAGTTGCACAAAAAATTGCCAAAACACAGCTGATTCATTCAACAATATTTGCCTGATTCTAACACGCCTCGAATTAAACATGCACCCGTTTTCTATGCAAGTACAAAACTAACATAGAGATGACAccaaagctcctaaacaaagtagaaatccaATGTGCTCAtgatttttatttaaaaagaaaaatgggcaaggatcTAATGTTTTAAACAATGGCACCCacttttctaaagtcagcttcgccgcaatacaaccGTGTTCTGCAGTAAACCATACGAATGCCGTGAACACGATttgtcatatcataagccaacaaacactgacaccaaggacaacataggggaaattacttgtgcttaattaatggaaattaaagtggatgaaaaaacaacttgccgcaggtgggaaccgaacccacaaccttcgcatttcgcgtgcgatgctataccaattgagctgccgcggcgccgtttccccatccactttcttgagtatttatgtgtccaagtagaaccctgggagtgttagccaacgccaccactcacagactatggcggcggacgtggaacatcctttttgccgcaggcgtcacgagaacgtgatctttttgggcagaggcaattggtcaataaacccacacaagCTACCTGAGGGCATCAATgatgccggattcgagaccctcgttatgtaataaacgagaagaaagggggttaaccgaggggcccgatatttattagtcatattttttttgttttttattcgtTTGCACTGCGCAGGCAATGTACGGCCCAATTTTCTTAAGAAATAAAAGGTGCACATTATAATGGGTAAATACTGTATTCAATTAGGCATATAGAGCTAACATTATTGCTTGGAAAAATCTTCCTGGGGCAGGCCGAAAATAAGCATTTTCAGCAGGATATTGATGTGTGTTCAATGTATTGATCTGTGCTCAACGCTTTGACTTGACATGCTGCCACTAAAGAGGCCACTATTGTGCTCACCATTGGGTTCGCACGCGTgaatgctgactggtcaagttcaaattacccagcaaaggccaattttagaatCTAAATTCGCAGACGATTGCGTAATCTATCGTAATATCTCTTCTTCAGCTGATCATCTTGCTCTCCAACAGGACCCGGATCTCGTAAATAATTGGTGCTCACGTTGGCAAATGTCTCTTAATAGTGATAAATGTAAACTAATGACCTTCATCCGTAAAAAATCAGCTTCAGCATCTATACTTTCAATAACTGCCACGTAGTACGCACAAcgtcttacaagtaccttggcatgcATATTTCACCCAAACTTTCTTGGACAACTCACATAGATAAAATCACAGCACAGGCATTGCGCACCCTCGGGTACCTTAAACGAAACCTTCACGATGCTCCTACTTCGACCAAATCACTAGCGTACCTAACATTTGTCCATCctcaacttgaatacgcatcatcAATTTGGTCACCTCATCAAACCTATCTTATCAACGCTCTTTAACGTGTTCAAAATCGTGCCACGCATTTTATCGCGAAAGACTACAGCTGTAATTCCGGCGTTACTAATATTAAATCTTCTCTGCCTTATCCTCCTTAGAATCACGCAGAAACATTGCTATAATCTGCTTATTTCATAAAATAACAAACCGTCAGCACCAAACCGCCCTTCCTCTCTCCCAACAGTTACAAATGTCTCGCCATTTGCACAAATGCTCCCTCAAATGTATCTATGGCACACAAACATCTTCAATTCATCAGCGTTACCACTAGCAATCGAACTACAGTCTCCCTGATAATGTTGTCCGCATTCATGACCCTGTTTCATCATGAAGTAACTGGTATTCTTTCGTGACTAGTTGCTTTCataaatttttttctaaattatgtacagttgaacccacttataacaatattcaagtgtcACAAATTCTGTGTATATTCTGATCAAAATCTTTGCAAAAAGACTTTGCATTtactgctgcactgttcttgctcaagttTTGCAGAAAAATCACATTTTGGAACCTGCATCATTCAATATAACACCTGGCACAGTTACTTGCCTGGTTTCCAAGAAAAAAATTCCATGTTGCCTTCATTTATGGGGTACAGGTTATGCTAGCGCCTAGACGGTgctagcataaacttgtgtcggcAGCTGCACAAAGCAGCCATTCAGGGAGGGTTGCCACGTGTTGTCGGCTCTTCTGGGACATGCGGCAACCCAACCTGAacggctgctttctgcagctgctgAAAGGCAGCAACACAAGCTTATGCTAGTGCCACCATTCCCATAAACAAAGGcagctttccattttttttttcttgaaaaccaAGCAAGTAACTGTACCAACTGTGACACTGAACGACCTAGATCCAAAAATTCAATTTTTCTGCAAAATTAGAGCAATAACAGTGCAGCAGTAAGTGCAAATTCTTTTTTCTAAGATGTTAAGTGAAATATGCATGTCCCTGtatttttgtaaactgcaataaagGACTGTGAAGTAAATTGCTAAATTCACAGCATGAGACTTTCTTAACCTGCCTTATGCAAGCATGCAGTATTCAATATGGTAACTCAAACATTTGccaagaatcttttttttttggcagtttctGTTTCTGAGTATGTGTATTTAGACCTCAAAAACATGACTAGTTAACATATTTCAGCTTGAAGTTCATGAACAAGGCATTGCCCTCTTGGCATCAGCTGTAGTGCCTTACCTGGAGCTCTCACAACCACCCAAGTTGCAAGAGGTTAGTCTTGCCACTAGTTTAACTTTCTATTTCTTGTTTATTTGATGTGACAAATGTCATATaaattttctgcttttcttctGTCCTACCCCTAGTAATCATTCAGAGTAATTTAATGCTAAACCTAAAGTGTCCGGCTGACATATTTCTCCTTACTATAGAGGTATTACTGCTTCATCCTGTATTAACACTGTCATAC
Proteins encoded in this window:
- the LOC129380112 gene encoding aryl hydrocarbon receptor nuclear translocator homolog isoform X1 — encoded protein: MAAAANPVADGSKVLKKRKASCYKDAADEEGKFGRMDEDALEKERYEAWPATADALAAPRPGDGGELLESLSAKKENHSEIERRRRNKMTAYITELSDMVPTCSALARKPDKLTILRMAVAHMKSLRGTGNTSSDGTYKPSFLTDQELKHLILEAADGFLFVISCDTGRVIYVSDSVGPVLNQSQSEWFNACLYDLIHPEDVEKVREQLSTQEASSSGRILDLKTGTVKKEGHQSSMRLCMGSRRGFICRMKLGNVQPDVQGLQRLRQRNALGPSPDGAAYAVVHCTGYIKNWPPSGVQVEPGDQDGGSHCCLVAIGRLQVTSAPNPSDLVGSNSNAEFISRHSLDGKFTFVDPRSGAIYSCHGLLVESLPF
- the LOC129380112 gene encoding aryl hydrocarbon receptor nuclear translocator homolog isoform X2, which translates into the protein MDEDALEKERYEAWPATADALAAPRPGDGGELLESLSAKKENHSEIERRRRNKMTAYITELSDMVPTCSALARKPDKLTILRMAVAHMKSLRGTGNTSSDGTYKPSFLTDQELKHLILEAADGFLFVISCDTGRVIYVSDSVGPVLNQSQSEWFNACLYDLIHPEDVEKVREQLSTQEASSSGRILDLKTGTVKKEGHQSSMRLCMGSRRGFICRMKLGNVQPDVQGLQRLRQRNALGPSPDGAAYAVVHCTGYIKNWPPSGVQVEPGDQDGGSHCCLVAIGRLQVTSAPNPSDLVGSNSNAEFISRHSLDGKFTFVDPRSGAIYSCHGLLVESLPF